TTAGCAAGAGAGCGCAAAACAGCCTTTACATCAGAATTATCAACGATATCCATGGCTTTTTCATAAAAGCGCTTGCCGTTTTCCTCTATGTCAATAGCTATCTGGAAAACCTCATCTGCATTAAATCTATAAATCACGATAGCGACCCTCTCCTATTTTCTATTCTTCCTTTTCGAACTCATCTTTTGAGGCGCCACAGACCGGGCAGGTCCCAGTCATCTGGCACATCTTTACAGGCAGACTGAGATTGCCACGCCCGTTGGGCTCGCAATGAGGATGTAGAAAATTGTAGTGCATTTGCATTAATACGGGATTTTTTCCGCCGGCCTCCTCTCCGGCACATGTGCACGAGGGACCTTATCCTCATTCCAGGCCTTTGAAACATAAAGGTTGCAATAGCAGCTCCCATACTCTTCTACGTCAGGGGCTCTGTACTCGCAGGGGCACAAGATGTCTTTATCCAGTTCACGGTCACCAGAGGCCAGCCTGCAAGGGCAGGACATGTAGCCATAGCGATTTTTGTTGATAAGGAGAGCTTCAAGAAGTTCGAAGACCCTTTCTTTGTCCTTGTTAAAGTAGTAACCTTTTGGCTCTTGAACCTTCTTTAACGTCTCATATAGCCTTTCCACGTCGTTCATAATCCCAAAGCCTCCTTGATCTCGTCTTCTCTGTATCCGACAACGACTTTGTCGCCAATGATGATTGTAGGAAAGGTACACCGCGGATTCCATCTCTTTACGTCTTCCAGAATAGCCGCCCTTTCTTCCCCATCAAGCAAATCCACATCAACGAAATCGTACTTTACAGCGCAGTCATTCAGGAATTTTTTTGTGGCTTTACAATGACTGCAGGTACTAAGCGTATAGATATTAACAGGCTTTTGCATCCCTTACCTCCTTTGCCTGTCCGTATTCCGCCTTTAAAGCAGCGCAACAGTCCGTTAGATAACGGAATTTTACTTGTTCTTGGACAGTCTTCGATCTCTGCCCCTTGATATTCTTCTTGCACAATCTCCCGATGAGGCGAGAGGCCTTTCCCGTTGGAAGTCAAAAATCTGCGTCCTGCGAAGAAAGGCCTCATCTGTGTCCGCTCTTCGCCCTTTACTTGGAACCAGCTTCTTCTTCCTCCTCGTGTAATGTCCCCTTGTGCTTGGTCCCACAGAGAGGGCATAGAATATCGATCTCTTTTTCATCGCCTATGAACTTTTCGCGCATGACTTCCGGGCTAATATTGTCGATGGTCCCACAGCCGGCGCATGCCGGGCATCTGGCTCTTACTACAAATCTTTTCTTTGGCATTTTGATCCTCCTATATGACTTAGACCTTTTCCTTTCCTCGCGTTCTTTGCACAATGAAACGCATTATACGGATTCCTCCGGCCTTTCGGCCTGAAGGGCTTTACTTCGCCTGCAATCCGGTCTCGTCTCCCACCTCCTTTCCGAAAGAAAGCCTCCAAGCAGTTCTTGTTCGTGGAATCAAAAAACCCCCTGAACACTTGCTAGTACCTGCGCCTTGCATCGCACCTACTTTCCCAGCTTTTCCAGCTCGTTGACGAGCACTTCGAGCCGAGGCCGTTCGTTGATATTGTGCACGTCGATGTATCGAACAATACCGTTCTTATCGATGACAAAGAGCGCTCTTTCCGTAACACCACCGGAGCGCAATACCCCGTACCTGGCAGCCACAGCACCGTGGGGCCAGAAGTCAGAAAGTATGTCAAACCATAACTTACCCATCTGGTTGGTCCAGGCAAACAGGGTGGGGATGTTGTCTACTGTGATGCCGAGCAGGATGGCATTGTTCTTGTCAAAAATCTGTTTCACGATATTGTAACCCGGCCACTGATCCGAGCAGACAGGGGTCCATGCGGCGGGGACAAAGGATAAAACCACATTCTTTTTCCCCAAATACTGGCCAAGAGAAACCTTTCCGCCAGAAACGGCCGGAAGCGTGAAGTCAGGAGCACGATCTCCCACTTTGACCTTCAACACACTGTCCGTGGGCTTCATGATGCCCGGGTTATAGATATTGTTCTTGAATGCATCCGAAAGGCCAAAGGCGCTGGTACTCAAGCAGAATATTGCTGCAAGCCCAGATAGCAAAAGGAGAGTTTTCTTATTTCTCATGGGACACCCCCTAATCTAATTCTGACAATTTGAGCATCATTTGCAAAAACTCATCGGCATTGTTGAAACCCCCGAGTTTGGAATAAAAGACCTCATAGGTTCCGTCGTCCTTGATCTTCACACCGAAAAAGTACGGCGTTCTGACCTCTCCCAGGCTTTTGTGAATGGAAAAATCGCCGTCTGCAAAAAGCGGAAACGGAACTTTGTATGTCTCTTTGAATATACCCACTTCAAAGGCTGAATTGCCCGCGCCAATGCCTATCAACTTGAGTTTGCCTTTGGCGTTCAAGCTTTTCTCTATTGACTCATACAGCTCGTTTACACGGGGCGCTTCACCCTGACAATGGGGGCAATACATACTGAAGATCTCTATGATTACCGCCTCTGCCTTAATTTGTCCTATCCTAAACAGACCTTGACCTGAAAGGCCCAGATACTCTCTATGCCCTGGGTCTTTCGGTACTGACAGGCATATTTCCGGCAGAGCACTGCCCTTTTTCGGTGTCGACCCGGCCGCAACCGGCCCAGAATCAAACATTAAAACAAACATCAAAACGGCTGCCAACTGACAGATGAACGCTTTTTTCATGATTTTTACCTCGTCTCCTTGTTAACCAGGCCGTGGTAAACGGAATTTTTCTTCAGGTTTCCATATTCACACTTGGTCTATAACCTGGGATCAATGTGGCCAGGCCCCCCGCACTCCGGAGTATAGCAAGAGACGTTTAAGAAATCACACTTCTCGCCACAATTAGGACAAACACCGGGTGGTGTTGTGGCCGTAATCAGAAACCCGCACTTGCCACATTTCCAGTAATTCTGGTTGCATTGAGGACAGATATCCCCAACAAATTTGCCTGAAGCTGTGTAGCCACAGTGGGCACATACCCATTTTTCTTGTTCGTTTGCCATTTTTTCTACCTCCTTTTTTTGTGACCTTACGCCTAGTTCTCAGTAAGGTCGGTTTTTGTCATTGCAAGCGAAGCGAAGGAATCTCCTTCTCCAGGTAAATTGAAACCAGCATTTAAGACGAGCCCAGCTTTTCCCCGATTTTGCGTCCATAATCCTGGGCCATCTTTGTCCCGCCTTGCAACAAGGCGGATTTCAGTCTCAGTGGTCCGCTTACCAGGTCCATTCCAAAGATGTTTTTCATCGTGTCGTAGATACGACCCGACGCTTCGCCGCTCCAGCCATAGGCTCCAAAAGAACCGCCCGCTTTCCCTTGCAGGTTCGCCTTTTCAGCCAAAAACAGCATGGTTCTCATGCCGGCCATCATCTGGCCGTGGTAAGTGGCAGAGCCAAAGACGTACGCGTCATAGCCCTCGAGATCTGCCTCTTTCTTTACTTCGGTGACGTTGACAACGGTGGCCTCCGCACCCGCAGAACGGATTCCCTCCGCAATCAGTTCCGCGATATCCTTTGTTTTACTTGTCCTTGTCGCATAGACTATGAGTATTCCTTGCATCACTTGCCTCCGCCTGGTTCCTATGCTTTCCACAAACCGTGCAGGTTGCAGTACTCGCGGGCTGTGACTTGGACTGCATCGATATCAAAAACCGCCTCTGGGGTTTCTCCAGGCTTTAAGAACTGACGGTAGGCCTTTCCGTCAGCGATCACCTCGATCCACTCAATATAGTGCTTCTCCTCCATGGGGTGGGAAACGCTGCCGACTTTTACCTTGACGCCTTCTTCCGTCTTTTCCACCACAGGCACATGTTTTTCCTTTGCTGCATCCACGGTATTTTCGACAAAAAGCTTCATCGGCTGCTTGCAGCACACAAGCTCGCCCTTACCCGCATGGAGCACCTCCACAATGTTCCCACACACTTCACACTTGTACACTTGCAGTCTTTCCGTCATGTTGGCGCCTCCTTAGTTTTGTTGTGTTTTTGAGTTTGTCACATTCACATCAATGAACGTTAGAACTCTCGGCATATAGCTCCTTTTCCAACCAGGCCTTGACTTCGTCGTTTATAGTGTAAACCCCTTTGTTGTGACCAACCGTTTCCAGAAAGCGGTCCCTAAGCGCTTCCGGCATATCGATGGTAGCCAGTTCAACCGCATCTTCTGAATTGCGGCGTATGAAGTAAGTCCTCGGGGGTTCATCCCATGTGTTCACCACAAAATAGTAAGATACGTCGTTTTTCGATCTAATCACATATTTGCCGTGTGCCCAGTTGTTGCCCCATTCAAGGTACAGGGTAACCGCCTCCTCAGGAGTCATGTCCCAATCTATCACGCTGATGATTTCACTGTTGTTTCGAATCTCCTCTAATCCCATTGACTCCTCCTTTCTCACTCTTTCCACCAGCCCTTTCTTATGTGGGCCTCCTTTTCTGCTTCTGCCAGTTTCTTGATCTTGTAGGCTGAATCCCTCACAACACCGTAGAGCACGCCGCAACCATTGTCTTCGCGTACCGCGTCCCCTTCATCTGCAATGTCAAGCATGTCTTTCACCAGTTTGAACGTCTTCTTAATGCTCTCATCACACGCCCTGATCATGTTATCCCCTTCGAATGAACCTCTCTCTAAGAATCTTTGTGATCCTGAGTTATCAAGATTTGTGCCATATCAAATTTCGACAAGATGATAGGGCAAACCGACTGTTATATTAGATGGTTAACGGGCATTTACCGGGTTGACACGCAGTAGCTTCGTGCGCGAAACCTGAGACACCATTGAGACGCTCTGTGTCACCACCAGAAAAATAAAGTTAACCTCTTGATATTGCAATCTATTTTGCACACCGCGGCATAGGTTATGTTATGAAGTGCGTGAGCGGGGGAAATCATTAACATTGGATCTTTTGAAAGGACATGAGGAGGGAAATCGGTCAAGCGTTATTCATAAAAGGCAGTTATATGTATGTCGAAGCAGATGGGCCTGTGAGTCTCCTCTCAAAGTAAGGCCATGAGGAAGAAGCAAAAGTGTCTCATCGACAAATATGAGACGAATGTGTCTCGTGAGACATCCAGAAGACTGAACGAAGCAGCTATCACTGTCAGGTACAATCATGTCGCCGAAGGCAACCTGGTGATCCCGGCTCTACTGCTACCCTTTCGGGGTCATTATGCTTACTTTCCTCAATTGCGCATTCTTTAATCTTGTAAAGAAGGGTTCTGTAGCTAATTTTTAGCAAAGCTGCCGCTTTCCTGCGATTCCAGTCAGTGTAGCAAAGTACATCAGCAATGGCATCCCTCTCGGCCTTGCGCGAAGCTTTCTTGCTGACATCCTTTAAGCTGTATTGTGTCAGCAGCTTGGCCGCGATCTCAGTCACAGCCCCTGTAGTCATCATAGGTCCCCTCCCATTCCGCGGTTCCCCTGAAGGAGCATGATTTCTGGTCTTTTCATAAAAGATCTCCTCGTTTCCGAGCGCAGTGATGGTTTGGACAACATTTTCCAGTTCGCGAACGTTTCCAGGCCACCAATACTCATAAAACTGCTTTCGGACTTGGTCGGAAAGAGGCTTATACTCCGTGCCATAGCGGGCCGCATATTTCCTCAGGAAGTGGTGGCACAGCAAATTAATGTCGTCCCTGCGTTCCCTTAGGGGCGGGATATGAATGGAGACAACGCTCAGGCGATAATAAAGGTCCAATCTGAAGCGCCTCCGGGAAAGCATCTGACCAAGGTTGGCGTTAGTAGTTGCCAGGACGCGGGCATCTATTCTTGTATTGGTAGTGCTCCCCAGAGGTGAAAATTCGTTATCCTCAAGCACCTGTAGCAGCTTGGCTTGCATAGGCAAGTGAGTTTCCCCGATCTCATCCAAAAGGATGGTGCCTGAGTGAGCCAGTTGGAACTTTCCCGGCTTTTTCTTGAAGGCCCCAGTGAAGGCCCCTTTTTCAAATCCAAACAATTCACTTTCAAAAAGATCTGTCGGCAATGCAGCACTGTTGACCTTGATGAAGGGTTTTTGTGCACGGGGCGAACACTTGTGAATTGCACGGGCTACCAGTTCTTTGCCTGTCCCACTCTCGCCGGTGATGAGCACGGTCAAATCACATTGGCCCAAGCGCAAAATGTGGCGCTTTATTTGCGCCATAGCCGGGGCCTGCCCAACAATAGTACTGTCCAATTCCTCGTCATCCTGATCCGGCGATCCCTTGATAGGCTTTTCCATAGCCAGATTCAAACAATCAGGATGGAAATTACTACGAGGGAAAAACACACGAGCAGTGCTTGGCATGCTACGTCCTCCAAGGGTTCTTCGCCCTTGCGGATCAAGAAAATCAGAGATCCTTTGTATCGTGACCAGATACCTCAGCCAAAGCCCCTGTCCGCCCCAAAGAGGGTGATTGAGCGCAGAAACAGCAGGTGACGACTATGGTGTTTGATGCTTGTTACCGTTTCCCAAGGCCACTGTATCCTGGAAAAATATCGGTTCAGCGGCCGCCTCTGGCAGACTCTTAGTTATTAATAATACGTCTTGTAAAATAAACAATGTTAGTGGATAACTATTCTCCCCAAAAAGCAAAAAAAAAGGAGCGCCCAAATGTCGAGCTACTCCTTCTCCTGACACTTGCGGCAGATGCCGAAAAAGTCGAGACGATGGCTCACGATCCGATAGCCCGTTTTTTTTGATACCTCTTCGCACAGTCCAGTCACGTCGCCGACATCCGCATCAACGATGTTTCTGCACTGCAAGCATATGAGATGCGGGTGCGGATGTGGGTTTCTCCCATCATAGCGGCAACCCATACCACCAAAGCTGAGTTCCATAACCTGTCCCATCTCTTTGAGCAACGTTACAGTCTTGTATATAGTGGCCAGGCTGGTCATCGGAAAATCCCCTCTTACGCGCTCGTAAATCCCTTCCACACCGGGATGCTTCTGGCTAGCGGCCAGAATCCTCAGCACAGCAAGCCTCTGAGGGGTCAAACGATAGCCCTCTTCTCTCAATCTAGCAATCATTTCATCCAGACGTGTGTCAAGATCAGCCACAGGCTTGGAGCCTCCTTGCGGCGGACTTCTTTGGCCAGAAAAAGTGTGTATAGAGAAAAGTTTTAGTTCTTTCCAAATAATAGCTTTCCATAAGATTGTCAATCTGTTCGTAGTAATCTTGGTAAAAGGGGCTATAGGAGGCAAAATGTGTCTCGTGAGAAATCCGGAAGACGGAAAAAAGACAGAAGGTCATATGAGGAAGAATTTGGCTTGCCGCAGACGTATACCCTCTGATACAAAGAAGGTACGTAACAGATCGCACAAGGCTCGGATCAATGAAAATCCTTTCTCATCGACACGCGAGTTCATTCCTTCATGGGCACAAGATGTGTTGGTTAAGGGTTCGCGAAGAAATACATTGACATTTTCAGGAGTCGAGGCGCGAGGAGGGCGAATAGCAAGCCATTTAACCGACGAGCAACGCAGCCAAGTGGGATGGACCTGCCTGCCGGCAGGCAGGTCGGCGCATCAAAATGTGAAGTTATTTTTGAGCGAGCCCTAAGTTCACGGCCTTATGAAGCTATCCATTATCATACCTGCACTGAACGAAGCGCAGATATTGGGAAACACCCTCGAAAGCCTTAAGGGGCCACCTGCCGAGATCATTGTAGTGGACGGCGGCAGCAGGGACGGTACTGTTGAGGTGGCCCGTCAATACACCTCGCACGTTCTCGTTGCGCGCGCAGGTCGCGGCTTTCAGCAAGACACAGGGGCACGTCAATCACATGGCAGCGTGCTGGTTTTTCTCCATGCAG
This is a stretch of genomic DNA from Deltaproteobacteria bacterium. It encodes these proteins:
- a CDS encoding redoxin domain-containing protein codes for the protein MFDSGPVAAGSTPKKGSALPEICLSVPKDPGHREYLGLSGQGLFRIGQIKAEAVIIEIFSMYCPHCQGEAPRVNELYESIEKSLNAKGKLKLIGIGAGNSAFEVGIFKETYKVPFPLFADGDFSIHKSLGEVRTPYFFGVKIKDDGTYEVFYSKLGGFNNADEFLQMMLKLSELD
- a CDS encoding FprA family A-type flavoprotein, which translates into the protein MQGILIVYATRTSKTKDIAELIAEGIRSAGAEATVVNVTEVKKEADLEGYDAYVFGSATYHGQMMAGMRTMLFLAEKANLQGKAGGSFGAYGWSGEASGRIYDTMKNIFGMDLVSGPLRLKSALLQGGTKMAQDYGRKIGEKLGSS
- a CDS encoding ferredoxin:thioredoxin reductase, encoding MNDVERLYETLKKVQEPKGYYFNKDKERVFELLEALLINKNRYGYMSCPCRLASGDRELDKDILCPCEYRAPDVEEYGSCYCNLYVSKAWNEDKVPRAHVPERRPAEKIPY
- a CDS encoding transcriptional repressor — its product is MIARLREEGYRLTPQRLAVLRILAASQKHPGVEGIYERVRGDFPMTSLATIYKTVTLLKEMGQVMELSFGGMGCRYDGRNPHPHPHLICLQCRNIVDADVGDVTGLCEEVSKKTGYRIVSHRLDFFGICRKCQEKE
- a CDS encoding glutaredoxin family protein; the protein is MQKPVNIYTLSTCSHCKATKKFLNDCAVKYDFVDVDLLDGEERAAILEDVKRWNPRCTFPTIIIGDKVVVGYREDEIKEALGL
- a CDS encoding sigma 54-interacting transcriptional regulator; amino-acid sequence: MPSTARVFFPRSNFHPDCLNLAMEKPIKGSPDQDDEELDSTIVGQAPAMAQIKRHILRLGQCDLTVLITGESGTGKELVARAIHKCSPRAQKPFIKVNSAALPTDLFESELFGFEKGAFTGAFKKKPGKFQLAHSGTILLDEIGETHLPMQAKLLQVLEDNEFSPLGSTTNTRIDARVLATTNANLGQMLSRRRFRLDLYYRLSVVSIHIPPLRERRDDINLLCHHFLRKYAARYGTEYKPLSDQVRKQFYEYWWPGNVRELENVVQTITALGNEEIFYEKTRNHAPSGEPRNGRGPMMTTGAVTEIAAKLLTQYSLKDVSKKASRKAERDAIADVLCYTDWNRRKAAALLKISYRTLLYKIKECAIEESKHNDPERVAVEPGSPGCLRRHDCT
- a CDS encoding desulfoferrodoxin, with product MTERLQVYKCEVCGNIVEVLHAGKGELVCCKQPMKLFVENTVDAAKEKHVPVVEKTEEGVKVKVGSVSHPMEEKHYIEWIEVIADGKAYRQFLKPGETPEAVFDIDAVQVTAREYCNLHGLWKA
- a CDS encoding peroxiredoxin, which gives rise to MRNKKTLLLLSGLAAIFCLSTSAFGLSDAFKNNIYNPGIMKPTDSVLKVKVGDRAPDFTLPAVSGGKVSLGQYLGKKNVVLSFVPAAWTPVCSDQWPGYNIVKQIFDKNNAILLGITVDNIPTLFAWTNQMGKLWFDILSDFWPHGAVAARYGVLRSGGVTERALFVIDKNGIVRYIDVHNINERPRLEVLVNELEKLGK